A single region of the Ziziphus jujuba cultivar Dongzao chromosome 10, ASM3175591v1 genome encodes:
- the LOC107412134 gene encoding uncharacterized protein LOC107412134, with protein sequence MDPQLYRAAAYYDGTSFESFAMDADPTILPKETPQRNAILHVAALNKQAQIAEKILQLHSSLLYHKKSDGDTPFHIAARVGCLEIVQLLLNYGKSGSGEIEANQKATRMVNLTKDTVLHEAARNGNVDVVELLMEEDPGLALLVNAVGESPLSVAVERQFFDIVQRSLKLTDECCYGGRDGKRLARSCSLLAQR encoded by the coding sequence ATGGATCCTCAACTATACAGAGCAGCAGCTTATTATGATGGAACAAGCTTTGAGAGCTTTGCTATGGATGCTGATCCAACCATCTTACCTAAAGAAACCCCTCAGAGGAATGCCATTCTTCATGTTGCAGCATTGAATAAACAAGCACAGATTGCAGAGAAAATCCTCCAGCTTCATTCATCACTTCTATATCACAAGAAATCTGACGGGGATACTCCATTTCATATTGCAGCGAGGGTTGGGTGCCTGGAAATCGTCCAACTATTGTTAAACTACGGAAAATCTGGAAGTGGAGAGATTGAAGCGAACCAAAAAGCAACTAGAATGGTAAACCTGACCAAGGATACAGTGCTGCATGAAGCTGCTCGAAATGGTAATGTTGATGTTGTTGAATTACTAATGGAAGAAGACCCAGGATTGGCTCTCCTTGTAAATGCTGTTGGTGAGTCGCCGCTCTCTGTGGCTGTGGAAAGACAGTTTTTTGATATCGTCCAGCGTTCTTTAAAGCTTACAGATGAATGTTGTTATGGTGGAAGAGATGGTAAACGCCTTGCACGCAGCTGTTCTTTGCTTGCCCAGAGGTAA
- the LOC132799699 gene encoding protein ACCELERATED CELL DEATH 6-like gives MFPPNRIKEASDNDILMATIIATVTFAAAFQMPGGYESEDPYKGLPVYRNKKLFNSFIICDSLAFGLSSASIFIHFMASMGKDTPGATHILQYVIVSTYYSILAIVGAFISALCLVSTNSKGFKVAAYVCGASFFAGFPFGIFEKCLNIAIHKLKYMERNAYEQQ, from the coding sequence ATGTTTCCACCAAATCGCATCAAAGAAGCATCTGATAATGACATACTCATGGCCACTATCATAGCAACAGTAACGTTTGCGGCAGCTTTCCAAATGCCTGGTGGGTATGAAAGCGAAGATCCTTATAAAGGCTTGCCAGTTTACAGGAACAAAAAGCTTTTCAATTCATTCATAATCTGTGATTCCTTGGCTTTTGGTTTGTCATCTGCGTCCATTTTTATCCACTTCATGGCTTCAATGGGGAAAGATACTCCTGGTGCAACCCACATTCTGCAATATGTCATTGTTTCCACTTACTATTCCATTTTAGCAATAGTGGGGGCTTTCATTTCAGCTTTATGTCTTGTTTCCACCAACTCTAAGGGATTCAAAGTTGCCGCTTACGTTTGTGGTGCTAGCTTCTTTGCTGGCTTTCCCTTTGGCATCTTTGAAAAGTGTCTTAATATAGCTATCCACAAATTAAAATACATGGAGAGAAATGCTTATGAGcaacaataa